Proteins encoded by one window of Lutibacter sp. A64:
- a CDS encoding RNA polymerase sigma factor has protein sequence MNQKPHADHIYIEALLKNDSRVLSKLYEKFSHKIVAYVRKNSGNANDAQDIIQETLVTIYHQAKEKNFILTCPFDAYFYLLCKRRWLNELKKRGNNRVTILEDEASIKDEHEQQVEETELFEQQNQLFESKFKELGAKCQELLKATFKIKSMEKVAEFLGVTYGYARKKKSQCMGKLTQLVKNSNEFQHLKGF, from the coding sequence ATGAATCAAAAACCACACGCAGATCATATATATATAGAAGCTTTGTTGAAGAACGACAGTAGAGTGCTTTCTAAACTTTATGAGAAATTTTCACATAAAATAGTAGCTTACGTGAGAAAAAACAGTGGAAATGCTAATGATGCTCAAGATATTATTCAAGAAACATTGGTTACTATTTATCACCAAGCAAAAGAAAAAAACTTCATACTTACATGTCCCTTTGATGCTTACTTTTATTTATTGTGCAAAAGAAGGTGGTTAAATGAACTTAAAAAAAGAGGAAATAATAGGGTAACAATTTTAGAAGATGAAGCATCTATTAAAGACGAGCACGAACAACAAGTTGAAGAAACTGAATTATTTGAACAACAAAACCAGCTTTTTGAATCAAAATTTAAAGAATTAGGGGCTAAATGTCAAGAATTACTAAAAGCTACATTCAAAATAAAGTCGATGGAAAAAGTTGCTGAATTTTTAGGAGTAACCTATGGTTATGCTCGTAAAAAGAAATCGCAATGCATGGGTAAATTAACCCAACTTGTAAAAAATTCAAATGAATTTCAACATCTAAAAGGCTTTTAA
- a CDS encoding tetratricopeptide repeat protein, translated as MDELKYIEFENYLKNKLSQTEKIAFETKLQSNADLKQEFEIYKALETSLSSKFENEEGEQELRNTLTGLRNQFIKEEEVSKKKTKVISLFNYKKLLVAASIALLIGFFTFKNGNPAYSDFANHANLEFTVRGDNNETIKTAETAFNTKNYTTAFAQLTVLEKEFPNDIEIQLYKAICLLELDEFSQADTIFETIRTGNSAFSTKATWYKALSLLKQKKFEACKNTLKTIPESAEEYEIAKKLLNKL; from the coding sequence ATGGACGAATTAAAATATATTGAGTTTGAAAACTACCTAAAAAACAAACTCTCCCAAACAGAAAAAATAGCTTTTGAAACAAAGCTACAATCTAATGCTGATTTAAAACAAGAATTTGAAATATACAAAGCATTAGAAACCTCTTTATCTTCAAAGTTTGAAAATGAAGAAGGTGAACAAGAACTAAGAAATACCTTAACTGGTCTAAGAAATCAGTTTATAAAAGAAGAAGAAGTTTCTAAAAAGAAAACTAAAGTAATTTCTTTATTTAACTATAAAAAATTATTAGTTGCTGCAAGTATTGCACTGCTTATCGGATTTTTCACCTTTAAAAATGGAAATCCTGCGTATAGTGATTTTGCCAATCATGCTAATTTAGAATTTACGGTTAGAGGCGATAATAACGAAACTATTAAAACTGCTGAAACCGCTTTTAATACTAAAAATTATACAACTGCATTTGCACAATTAACCGTACTTGAAAAAGAATTTCCTAACGATATAGAAATACAGTTATACAAAGCAATTTGTTTATTAGAACTAGATGAATTTTCTCAAGCCGATACAATTTTTGAAACGATACGTACTGGGAATTCTGCTTTTTCAACCAAAGCAACTTGGTACAAAGCCTTAAGTTTATTAAAACAAAAAAAATTTGAAGCTTGTAAAAATACACTTAAAACAATACCAGAAAGTGCTGAAGAATATGAAATAGCTAAAAAACTTCTAAATAAACTATAA
- a CDS encoding membrane or secreted protein, giving the protein MKKITVILICVFASFGVQGQNIIGAWERYFTSEKGEKLKTIITFSNAYKVTTTYNTLNGEFINTTGGSWKLEGNSVIEKIEFNTDNPELVGEKLNSKISISDTVLKIVDEDIQFTKIDNGLPGALQGSWLMSGRIRNGETESRDTSRPRKTMKILSGTRFQWIAYNTETKQFMATGGGTYTTINGKYTENIEFFSRDVTRVGASLEFDYSLKDGNWHHSGLSSKGTPIYEIWSLRK; this is encoded by the coding sequence ATGAAAAAAATAACTGTTATTCTTATCTGTGTATTTGCATCATTTGGGGTTCAAGGGCAAAACATTATAGGTGCTTGGGAAAGGTATTTTACTTCTGAAAAAGGAGAAAAATTAAAAACTATTATTACCTTTTCAAATGCTTATAAAGTTACTACAACTTACAATACTTTAAATGGAGAATTTATTAATACTACTGGAGGTTCTTGGAAATTAGAAGGAAATTCTGTGATAGAAAAAATAGAATTTAATACAGATAATCCAGAACTTGTTGGTGAAAAATTAAACTCTAAGATTAGTATTTCTGATACAGTTTTAAAAATTGTAGATGAAGATATTCAGTTTACAAAAATTGATAATGGATTACCTGGAGCATTACAAGGTTCCTGGTTGATGTCTGGTAGAATTAGAAATGGCGAGACAGAATCAAGAGATACAAGTAGACCAAGAAAAACTATGAAAATTTTATCTGGAACGCGTTTTCAGTGGATAGCTTATAATACCGAAACCAAACAATTTATGGCAACTGGTGGTGGAACTTATACCACCATTAACGGAAAATATACAGAGAATATTGAGTTCTTTTCTAGAGACGTTACTAGAGTAGGAGCTAGTTTAGAATTTGATTATAGTTTAAAAGATGGTAACTGGCATCATTCTGGTTTATCTAGTAAAGGAACTCCAATTTATGAAATATGGAGTTTAAGAAAATAA
- a CDS encoding peroxiredoxin-like family protein yields MKFIKIATLSVLIISIYACDNVKTNKSKTEDTTTMEVKEENSSLQAVLDERKNNFNKKADDTTKKIYKEGFEAVENSGVLESAKKVGDLAPNFSLKNAIGEDVDLKSYLDKGPVVLTWYRGGWCPYCNITLHSLQEELPNFKAQGANLIALSPELPDESISTSEKHNLEFEVLSDVGNVVGKQYGVVYKLTDDVANIYNQKFDLNGHNGDASNELPIAATYIINTDGKIVYAFVDFDYRKRAEPSVITKFLEEMNK; encoded by the coding sequence ATGAAATTTATTAAAATAGCAACATTAAGTGTCCTTATAATCAGTATTTACGCTTGTGATAATGTAAAAACTAATAAATCTAAAACTGAAGATACCACAACTATGGAAGTAAAAGAAGAAAATTCATCTTTACAAGCTGTATTAGATGAAAGAAAGAATAATTTCAACAAAAAAGCAGATGATACCACCAAAAAAATCTATAAAGAGGGTTTTGAAGCTGTAGAAAACAGTGGTGTATTAGAATCTGCTAAAAAAGTTGGAGATTTAGCTCCAAATTTTAGTTTAAAAAATGCAATTGGAGAAGACGTAGATCTTAAAAGTTATTTAGATAAAGGACCAGTTGTTTTAACTTGGTATAGAGGTGGATGGTGTCCGTATTGTAATATAACACTTCATTCTTTACAAGAAGAATTACCAAATTTTAAAGCGCAAGGAGCTAATTTAATTGCATTATCACCAGAATTGCCAGATGAGTCTATAAGTACTTCAGAAAAACACAATCTTGAGTTTGAGGTATTAAGTGATGTTGGTAATGTAGTAGGAAAACAATATGGAGTTGTATATAAATTAACTGATGATGTTGCTAATATTTACAATCAAAAATTTGATTTAAATGGACATAATGGTGATGCTTCAAACGAGTTGCCAATTGCAGCTACATATATTATTAATACAGATGGAAAAATAGTATATGCGTTTGTAGATTTTGATTATAGAAAAAGAGCAGAACCAAGTGTTATTACAAAGTTCTTGGAAGAAATGAATAAGTAA
- a CDS encoding TetR/AcrR family transcriptional regulator, with translation MPRVKKYNEQEVLEKAMNLFWKNGYETTSMQQLEKEMGINKFSIYASFGSKNGILIESLRCYNKKLHVLINKMKKANGVLAIKQYFYDFIDFSSEKTIFKGCLITNTANEFIGSVDELVKKMLTDYTLDVRNAFILKLKEENIFDQTQIEQKADFLIIAMFGFSSATRVFNQQQLENYIQNIFKSI, from the coding sequence ATGCCTAGAGTAAAAAAATATAACGAGCAAGAAGTTTTAGAAAAAGCTATGAATCTTTTTTGGAAAAATGGTTATGAAACTACTTCTATGCAACAGTTAGAGAAAGAAATGGGTATTAATAAATTTTCTATTTATGCTAGTTTTGGTAGTAAAAATGGAATTTTAATTGAGAGTTTAAGATGCTATAATAAAAAATTACATGTGCTTATTAATAAAATGAAAAAAGCAAATGGAGTTTTAGCTATTAAACAATATTTTTATGATTTTATAGATTTTTCTAGTGAAAAAACAATTTTTAAAGGCTGTTTAATAACCAATACTGCAAACGAATTTATTGGGAGTGTTGATGAGTTAGTAAAAAAAATGCTAACAGATTATACCTTAGACGTAAGGAATGCTTTTATTTTAAAATTAAAAGAAGAAAATATATTTGACCAAACTCAAATAGAACAAAAAGCAGATTTTTTAATAATAGCTATGTTTGGTTTTTCTTCAGCAACTCGTGTTTTTAATCAACAACAATTGGAAAATTACATCCAAAATATTTTTAAAAGCATATAA
- a CDS encoding TatD family hydrolase, translating to MIITDTHTHLYSEQFNEDKNEMIQRALDANVSRFFIPAIDSTYLPAMLDLEKSFPKNMFLMMGLHPTHVKENVEEELAFVKKWLDKRTFYAVGEIGIDLFWDKTFLKEQQYAFKQQIKWAKEKKLPIVIHCRDAFNEVFEVLEEVNDANLFGIFHCFTGTLEQAKKAISYNMKLGIGGVVTFKNGKIDQFLNEIAIEHIVLETDAPYLAPTPFRGKRNESSYITKVLDKLVDIYGLTPQEIAEITTQNSKDIFKI from the coding sequence ATGATAATTACAGATACACATACGCATTTATACAGCGAACAATTTAATGAAGACAAAAATGAAATGATACAACGCGCTTTAGATGCTAACGTTTCTCGTTTTTTTATCCCTGCAATTGATTCTACCTATTTACCTGCAATGTTAGATTTGGAAAAATCATTTCCTAAAAATATGTTTTTAATGATGGGTTTACACCCAACTCACGTTAAAGAAAATGTTGAAGAAGAGTTAGCTTTTGTAAAAAAATGGCTGGATAAACGTACGTTTTATGCTGTTGGAGAAATTGGTATAGATTTATTTTGGGACAAAACTTTTTTAAAAGAACAACAATATGCCTTTAAACAGCAAATTAAATGGGCTAAAGAAAAAAAATTACCAATTGTTATACATTGTAGAGATGCTTTTAATGAAGTTTTTGAAGTTTTAGAAGAGGTTAATGATGCAAATTTATTTGGAATTTTTCATTGTTTTACCGGGACTTTAGAACAAGCTAAAAAAGCAATTTCATACAATATGAAATTAGGAATTGGAGGTGTGGTAACGTTTAAAAATGGTAAAATAGATCAGTTTTTAAATGAAATTGCTATAGAGCATATTGTTTTAGAAACCGACGCTCCTTATTTGGCACCTACACCATTTCGTGGTAAAAGAAATGAAAGCAGCTATATTACAAAAGTGTTAGATAAACTAGTAGATATTTATGGGTTAACACCACAAGAAATTGCTGAAATAACTACGCAAAATTCAAAAGACATTTTTAAAATTTAA
- a CDS encoding methylated-DNA--[protein]-cysteine S-methyltransferase codes for MEKFKISYLKTPIGTAKVEGNSDGISKITVIDDVISTSKEIPTCLKDCVLQLDEYFTGKRSTFNLKLNPQGTEFQKKIWTELQQVPFGKTSTYLKQSKAIGNVKAIRAVAAANGKNPLWIVIPCHRIIGSDGSLIGYAGGLWRKKWLLEHENPSTQQSLF; via the coding sequence TTGGAAAAATTTAAAATAAGCTATTTAAAAACACCTATTGGAACTGCTAAGGTTGAAGGAAATTCTGATGGAATTTCAAAAATTACTGTTATAGATGATGTAATTAGTACTTCAAAAGAAATACCAACCTGTTTAAAAGATTGTGTTTTACAGTTAGATGAATATTTTACTGGAAAACGAAGCACTTTCAACTTAAAATTAAATCCGCAAGGAACCGAATTTCAAAAAAAAATTTGGACAGAATTACAACAAGTCCCCTTTGGAAAAACCAGCACATACCTAAAACAAAGCAAGGCAATTGGTAACGTAAAAGCAATTAGAGCAGTTGCCGCTGCTAATGGTAAAAACCCACTTTGGATTGTAATACCTTGCCATAGAATTATTGGAAGTGATGGTTCTTTAATAGGTTATGCCGGTGGTTTATGGCGAAAAAAGTGGTTATTAGAACACGAAAATCCATCTACACAACAGTCATTATTTTAA
- a CDS encoding F0F1 ATP synthase subunit epsilon, which produces MILEIVSPEATLLHSEVDLIAVPGINGDFQMLNNHAPIVSLLVEGTVRFKGENVKIEKQFADNFTNTNGEYALSIKSGTIEMKENKIIILAD; this is translated from the coding sequence ATGATTTTAGAAATAGTATCGCCAGAAGCAACATTATTACATTCAGAAGTTGATTTAATAGCTGTTCCAGGTATTAATGGTGATTTTCAAATGTTAAATAATCACGCACCAATTGTTTCTTTACTTGTTGAAGGAACTGTAAGATTTAAAGGTGAAAATGTTAAAATTGAAAAACAATTTGCTGATAATTTTACAAATACTAATGGAGAATATGCACTTTCAATTAAAAGTGGAACTATTGAAATGAAAGAAAACAAGATTATTATTCTTGCAGATTAA
- the atpD gene encoding F0F1 ATP synthase subunit beta — protein sequence MTKVTGKVAQIIGPVIDVEFESGAELPRIYDSLEIKREDGSILVLEVQSHIGENTVRTISMDSSDGLSRGTTVYATGNAIQMPVGDAIYGRLFNVIGDAIDGLGNLPKEGKNGLPIHRQAPKFDELSTSTEVLFTGIKVIDLIEPYAKGGKIGLFGGAGVGKTVLIQELINNIAKGHGGLSVFAGVGERTREGNDLLREMLESGIIKYGDDFMHSMEDGGWDLSKVDKSGMKESKATFVFGQMNEPPGARARVALSGLTIAEYFRDGAGEGQGKDVLFFVDNIFRFTQAGSEVSALLGRMPSAVGYQPTLATEMGAMQERITSTKNGSITSVQAVYVPADDLTDPAPATTFAHLDATTVLSRKIAELGIYPAVDPLDSTSRILTADILGKEHYECAQNVKELLQRYKELQDIIAILGMEELSEEDKLVVHRARRAQRFLSQPFHVAEQFTGIPGVLVDIKDTIKGFNMIMNGELDKYPEAAFNLRGSIQDAIDAGEKMLVEA from the coding sequence ATGACAAAGGTTACGGGTAAAGTTGCGCAAATTATTGGTCCAGTTATAGACGTTGAGTTTGAGTCTGGGGCAGAACTTCCAAGAATATACGATTCATTAGAAATTAAAAGAGAAGATGGATCAATTTTAGTATTAGAAGTACAGTCTCATATTGGTGAAAATACTGTTAGAACAATTTCAATGGATTCATCTGATGGATTAAGTAGAGGAACAACAGTTTATGCTACAGGTAACGCAATACAAATGCCTGTTGGAGATGCTATTTATGGTCGTTTATTTAATGTTATTGGAGATGCAATTGATGGATTGGGAAATTTACCTAAAGAAGGTAAAAACGGACTTCCAATTCACAGACAAGCACCTAAATTTGATGAATTATCTACTTCAACAGAAGTTTTATTTACAGGAATTAAAGTAATTGACTTAATTGAGCCTTATGCTAAAGGTGGTAAAATTGGATTATTTGGTGGAGCCGGAGTTGGTAAAACTGTATTAATTCAAGAGTTAATTAATAATATAGCAAAAGGTCACGGTGGACTTTCAGTATTTGCTGGAGTTGGAGAAAGAACTCGTGAAGGAAATGACCTTTTAAGAGAGATGTTAGAATCGGGTATTATTAAATACGGTGATGATTTTATGCACTCTATGGAAGATGGAGGATGGGATTTATCTAAAGTTGATAAATCTGGAATGAAAGAATCTAAAGCCACTTTCGTATTCGGACAAATGAATGAGCCACCTGGAGCTCGTGCACGTGTTGCCTTATCTGGTTTAACAATTGCTGAATATTTTAGAGATGGTGCTGGTGAAGGACAAGGAAAAGATGTATTATTTTTCGTAGATAATATTTTCCGTTTTACACAAGCTGGTTCTGAGGTATCTGCACTTTTAGGTCGTATGCCATCTGCGGTAGGTTACCAACCAACATTAGCAACAGAAATGGGAGCAATGCAAGAGCGTATTACTTCAACTAAAAATGGTTCTATTACATCTGTACAAGCGGTTTACGTACCTGCAGATGATTTAACGGATCCTGCGCCAGCAACAACGTTTGCACATTTAGATGCAACCACAGTATTGTCTCGTAAAATTGCTGAGTTAGGTATTTATCCTGCAGTAGATCCATTAGATTCTACTTCAAGAATTTTAACTGCTGACATTTTAGGAAAAGAACACTACGAATGTGCTCAAAATGTAAAAGAATTGTTACAACGTTATAAAGAATTACAAGATATCATTGCTATTTTGGGTATGGAAGAATTATCTGAAGAAGATAAATTAGTTGTACATAGAGCACGTAGAGCACAACGTTTCTTATCGCAACCATTCCACGTAGCAGAACAATTTACAGGTATTCCTGGGGTTTTAGTTGATATTAAAGATACTATTAAAGGCTTTAATATGATTATGAATGGTGAATTAGATAAATATCCAGAAGCAGCATTTAACCTTAGAGGTTCTATTCAAGATGCAATTGATGCTGGAGAGAAAATGTTAGTAGAAGCATAA
- a CDS encoding TonB-dependent receptor domain-containing protein, protein MKKLLSVFLVLFMGTSVIAQTAISGYVIEAKTGQPIPGANIKVVGKSIGTTTDFDGNFLLNTAQNPPFSLEVSLIGYTTAKVEITKNDQKITISLEESATALDEVVVSASRTPERILESPVTIERMDVREIKNTSSPSFYDGLENLKGVDINTNSLTNKSVNTRGFATFSNTRFMQLVDGMDNSSPALNFALGNLLGLSELDVNSVELLPGASSALYGANAFNGILFMTSKNPFDSPGISTYVKTGITSQKAAGDNRFFDGGIRMAYKFSDKFAAKASFSFLKGTDWYATDYRDYDHENSVTGSATPILDETGQTSFDRMNIYGDEVSLASAGLGDLNSFGQYLESIGALPAGSSAYLPQDNVSRTGYKEVDLTDYNARSIKTNISLHYRPFADDLELIYNAKFGHGNTIYQGTNRYNINNFFMQQHKLEIKNDRFFVRGYLTSEDGGDSYDLKLAGVNLTKQTAGEWFGTYAGAYLQGVIGGASSDVAHAQAREYADANITVQPGTPEFKKALGEIVLDPDFLTGAKFKDNTKLYHVDANYNFQGLIDFADIQIGGSLRQYALNSGGTIFTDADGPIRYNEYGAYTQIQKKYLDDRLKFTGSLRYDKAKNFDGNVSPRVSMSYSLGEGKTRNLRASFQTGFRNPTTQDLYTGLDAGVGLIVGSALDNLDRYTSSPIQINSAIGQAVVGATTVQLSGARAYDNAFSESSLINFATAVQIAIAAGATPAQAAGLNAGLLEQSTVDYVQPEHVTAFEVGYRAGFGKFSIDASAYYNVFEDFIGNKNVAAPLYGDVTAFDATNVATDQNTQLLLEAIGSGDIQGFQIYTNSTADISSYGGSIGLTSRVYGNYDLGLNYTYAKFDFDQSSDPDYEAGFNTPEHKVKLSIGNTEVIKNLGFNLNIRWSDEYLWQSVIADAIIEERTVIDAQVNYTVDKWKSNFKIGGANLGGKEYFSAPGNGKIGSQYFVSWTINP, encoded by the coding sequence ATGAAGAAATTATTAAGTGTTTTTCTTGTACTATTTATGGGAACTTCTGTAATTGCCCAAACTGCAATATCAGGATATGTAATAGAAGCAAAAACAGGACAGCCAATACCAGGTGCTAATATTAAAGTAGTAGGAAAATCTATAGGAACTACAACTGATTTTGATGGGAATTTTTTGTTGAATACAGCCCAAAATCCACCATTTTCATTAGAAGTTTCACTAATTGGGTATACTACGGCTAAAGTTGAAATTACTAAAAATGATCAAAAAATAACAATTTCATTAGAAGAGTCTGCAACAGCTTTAGATGAGGTGGTTGTTTCTGCTTCTAGAACTCCAGAGCGTATTTTAGAATCTCCGGTTACTATTGAAAGAATGGATGTAAGAGAAATTAAAAACACTTCTTCTCCTTCTTTTTATGATGGTTTAGAAAATTTAAAAGGAGTTGACATTAATACCAATAGTTTAACTAATAAAAGTGTTAATACTAGAGGGTTTGCTACTTTTTCAAACACTAGGTTTATGCAATTAGTTGATGGTATGGATAATTCTTCACCTGCATTAAATTTTGCTTTGGGTAATCTTTTAGGCTTATCTGAGTTAGATGTAAATTCTGTTGAACTTTTACCAGGAGCATCTTCTGCATTATATGGTGCAAATGCTTTTAATGGTATTTTATTTATGACTAGTAAAAACCCTTTCGATTCTCCAGGAATTAGTACCTATGTTAAAACAGGAATTACTTCACAAAAAGCAGCAGGAGATAATAGATTTTTTGATGGTGGTATAAGAATGGCATATAAGTTTAGTGATAAATTTGCTGCAAAAGCTTCTTTTTCATTCTTAAAAGGAACAGATTGGTATGCTACAGATTATAGAGATTATGATCACGAAAATAGTGTAACAGGTTCAGCTACACCAATTTTAGATGAAACCGGACAAACATCTTTTGATAGAATGAATATTTATGGTGATGAGGTAAGTTTAGCTTCGGCTGGATTGGGTGATTTAAATTCGTTTGGGCAATATTTAGAAAGTATAGGTGCACTTCCTGCTGGTTCAAGTGCGTACTTACCACAAGATAATGTATCTAGAACGGGTTATAAAGAAGTAGATTTAACAGACTACAACGCGAGAAGTATTAAGACTAATATTTCATTACATTACCGTCCTTTTGCAGATGATTTAGAGTTGATTTATAATGCTAAATTTGGACATGGAAATACAATCTATCAAGGAACAAATAGGTATAATATTAATAATTTCTTTATGCAACAGCATAAGTTAGAAATTAAAAACGATCGTTTTTTTGTAAGAGGTTATTTAACAAGTGAAGATGGTGGAGACTCGTACGATTTAAAATTAGCTGGTGTTAATTTAACAAAACAAACTGCAGGAGAATGGTTTGGAACTTATGCAGGAGCATATTTGCAAGGTGTAATAGGGGGTGCTAGTAGTGATGTGGCACATGCGCAAGCAAGAGAATATGCAGATGCAAATATAACGGTACAACCAGGAACTCCTGAGTTTAAGAAAGCTTTGGGTGAAATTGTTTTAGATCCAGATTTTTTAACCGGAGCTAAATTTAAAGATAATACTAAACTATATCATGTAGATGCTAATTATAATTTTCAAGGATTAATTGATTTTGCTGATATTCAAATAGGAGGATCATTAAGACAATATGCATTAAATTCTGGAGGAACTATTTTTACAGATGCTGATGGGCCAATTCGTTATAATGAATATGGAGCTTATACTCAAATTCAAAAAAAATATTTAGACGATAGGCTAAAGTTTACAGGGTCTTTACGTTATGATAAAGCTAAAAACTTTGATGGAAATGTTTCGCCAAGAGTTTCCATGTCTTATTCTTTAGGAGAAGGGAAAACACGTAATTTAAGAGCTTCTTTTCAAACAGGATTTAGAAATCCAACAACCCAAGATTTGTATACAGGTTTAGATGCGGGTGTTGGTTTAATAGTTGGGTCTGCATTAGATAATTTAGATAGATATACATCTTCACCAATTCAAATTAATAGCGCAATTGGTCAGGCAGTAGTAGGAGCCACTACGGTTCAATTATCTGGAGCAAGGGCTTACGACAATGCATTTTCAGAATCATCTCTAATAAATTTTGCAACCGCAGTTCAAATAGCAATTGCAGCTGGAGCTACTCCAGCACAAGCTGCAGGTTTAAACGCAGGATTGTTAGAGCAATCTACTGTTGATTATGTGCAACCAGAGCATGTAACAGCTTTTGAAGTTGGGTATAGAGCAGGTTTTGGTAAATTTTCTATAGATGCAAGTGCATATTATAATGTGTTTGAAGATTTTATTGGAAATAAAAATGTAGCAGCACCTTTATATGGTGATGTAACTGCTTTTGATGCTACAAATGTAGCTACAGATCAAAACACACAATTATTGTTAGAAGCAATTGGAAGTGGAGATATACAAGGGTTTCAAATATATACAAATTCAACCGCAGATATTTCATCTTATGGTGGTAGTATTGGTTTAACCTCAAGAGTATATGGTAATTATGATTTGGGTTTAAATTATACCTATGCTAAGTTTGATTTTGATCAATCTTCTGATCCAGATTATGAAGCAGGATTTAATACGCCAGAACATAAAGTAAAATTATCTATTGGAAATACAGAAGTAATTAAAAATTTAGGTTTTAACCTAAATATAAGATGGAGCGATGAATATTTATGGCAATCTGTTATTGCAGATGCTATTATTGAAGAGAGAACCGTTATAGACGCACAAGTTAATTATACGGTTGATAAATGGAAATCTAATTTTAAAATTGGAGGAGCTAATTTAGGAGGTAAAGAGTATTTTAGTGCGCCGGGTAATGGAAAAATTGGATCGCAATATTTTGTTTCTTGGACTATAAATCCATAG